In the genome of uncultured Sphaerochaeta sp., the window GAAGATCTCTCCCTCATCGATGGCATCGATGCATCCGATGAGATTGAGCAACGTTGTCTTGCCCGAGCCTGAGGGACCTGCAATGGAGAGAAATTCTCCCTTGCCCACTTCCAATGAGACCTGTTTGAGGGCCTTGACGACACTCTCCCCGCTTTTGTAGTTGCGCGATACCTTATCTACCTTGATCATACTTGTTCCTTTTGCTTGTCTGCTTGCTCGGTTTCTTGTTGTTTCTGTAAGGCTGCACTGCCAAGTACAGCACCAAAGTCCATATGGTCCAGGATGGATGCGGGCATCAGCATCATGGAGTTGTTCTGCCTGATACCCTCGTAGATCATGTTCATTGACCTGAGTTGGAGAGCGATGGAGTCCTTGGCGTACTCGGCTGAAGCCTCACGGAATTTCTTTGCGATCTCGACCTCGGCCGCCCCAAGGATGATTCGCGACTCCTTCTCCCGTTCTGCCTGTGCCTGCTTGCTCAACGAGTCCTCAAGCTCCTTGGGGATGATGATGTCGGTGATTTCCACCGAAAGGATGGACACTCCCCAGGGGTTGGTCTTTGCATCCAAGGCCTGCTGGATCTCACGGCCCAACTCCTCACGCTTGCTGAGCAGGCTCGAGAGCGGGTGTTTTCCGATGGAGTCACGAAGTGCTGTCTGTGCCGAAAGGATGACCGCCTCGGTGTAATCTTCCACCTCAAGGATGGCTTTCTTGGCATCCCAGATCATCCAGAAGCAGAGTGCATCGACATGCACCGGTACGGTGTCCTTGGTCAGGGTTTTCTCTGCGCTGAAGTCGGTTGCCCTGATACGCATATCGAGAAACTCGGCTATTCGGTCTACCAGGGGGATGAGCAGGAACAGTCCAGGTCCCTGCACTTTGTGGAACTTGCCCAGCCTGAGGATGATCACCTTGTCCCAGTGGTAAACAAGCTGGAAAGAGGAAGAGAAGAGAAGCCCCAAGGTGGCGAAGATGGTGATGGGGTAGAGATACACGGACAATCCCCCAACCACCCCGACCCACAGCATCAGCAGGAGGCTGGTCATGGTGACCCACAGCGGGAAGATGGCAATGACCAACGCGCAGAGGAAGACTGCGGTGCTTACCGCCACAACTGCCTCTATCCCAAGGAAGGGGAAGATTGCGAGTTGGAGTACCGATCCGGCACCGAGAAAGATAGCCAACACCAAAAAGGAGATCGACCCGAAGGCGAAGTCCTTCTTGAGGGTGAACCCTTTCAGGTTCTTGATGCGTTCAATTTTCTTTTGGTACAGGTTCATGATATATCCTCTTTTTTCTGTTGTTCAGATCCAAGGTCACTGATGGTTTGCAGGATTTCCTCGAAACTGAATCCATAGCTGGCAGCCTTGGTAAGGAACTCCTTGCTTAATTGGGAGAGAATGCGTTCACGCTCGATGGCATCGATGCTGATTTTCTTGTCGCTGATGAACGTTCCGGATCCCTGCTGGGTGACTACAATGTTGCGGATTTCCATCTCTGCATACGCGCGTGCCACCGTGTTGGGGTTGATGCTCAGATCGACGGCAAGGCTGCGTACGGTAGGCAGCTGAGCCCCTTTCTCCAGTCTCCCGTCAGCAATGGCCATCTCCACCTGCAGGATGATCTGCTTGTAGAAAGGGACCCCGCTCTTTGCATCCAGGCTGAAATCCAATTTCGGTTCCTCTTTCAGTTTCACCGACAAAACCTCTCTTCTTGTACTATTGTACTGGTGTATTAGTACAATGTCAACACAAGCTTTCTTCTGTCCAACAACAAAACGGCTGCCTCCGGGGGGAAGCAGCCGCTTTGCGAGCCAATGTCACTGTTACTTGTGCTTGATGAACGTTCCGTTTTGCAGCTCTCGCTGGGCAAGTGCCAGTTCTTCGCGGGTATTCATGACGATGGGACCGGCCCAGGCGATGGGCTCGCCAAGCGGTTTGGCACTGTAGAGGAAGATTCTTGCCCCCTCGTTCCCCGCCTTCAGTGACAACGTGTCACCCTCACCGAAGAGAATTGCGCGGTGGTAGGGCACTTCCTGCCCATCGGTGTGCACTGAGCCCCGGACCAGGTAAATGAACAGGGTGTGCCCAGGATCGAGGGTGAGGGTGAACTCAGTCCCCATCTCCAGCTTCACATCAAGGTAGAGGGTACGGACATAGTCCCCCTGCTCAGGACCATCGACTCCTTCATACGAACCACTGATAACCCTCACTTCCTTTCCTTCACCTGTTACCACCGGTATTTGGGGGGAGCGGATGTCGCGGTAGGCGGGAACGGTCATCTTGTCCTTCTGCGGCAGGTTGATCCACAGCTGTGTACCCAACATCAGATTGCTTGGTTTGGGCA includes:
- a CDS encoding slipin family protein, with protein sequence MNLYQKKIERIKNLKGFTLKKDFAFGSISFLVLAIFLGAGSVLQLAIFPFLGIEAVVAVSTAVFLCALVIAIFPLWVTMTSLLLMLWVGVVGGLSVYLYPITIFATLGLLFSSSFQLVYHWDKVIILRLGKFHKVQGPGLFLLIPLVDRIAEFLDMRIRATDFSAEKTLTKDTVPVHVDALCFWMIWDAKKAILEVEDYTEAVILSAQTALRDSIGKHPLSSLLSKREELGREIQQALDAKTNPWGVSILSVEITDIIIPKELEDSLSKQAQAEREKESRIILGAAEVEIAKKFREASAEYAKDSIALQLRSMNMIYEGIRQNNSMMLMPASILDHMDFGAVLGSAALQKQQETEQADKQKEQV
- a CDS encoding GntR family transcriptional regulator; protein product: MKLKEEPKLDFSLDAKSGVPFYKQIILQVEMAIADGRLEKGAQLPTVRSLAVDLSINPNTVARAYAEMEIRNIVVTQQGSGTFISDKKISIDAIERERILSQLSKEFLTKAASYGFSFEEILQTISDLGSEQQKKEDIS
- a CDS encoding pirin family protein, giving the protein MQVKPIRRITGGAVQYDGAGVKLVRVIGYHDVKEFDPFLMLDAFDATDPKDYVKGFPWHPHRGIETVTYLIEGEIEHGDSMGNSGTIDDGCCQWMTGGSGIIHQEMPKPSNLMLGTQLWINLPQKDKMTVPAYRDIRSPQIPVVTGEGKEVRVISGSYEGVDGPEQGDYVRTLYLDVKLEMGTEFTLTLDPGHTLFIYLVRGSVHTDGQEVPYHRAILFGEGDTLSLKAGNEGARIFLYSAKPLGEPIAWAGPIVMNTREELALAQRELQNGTFIKHK